TCGGGGGTTCCGTAGAAGCGGTCGGCGAGCAGGATCACGGCCTGTCCCACAGCCAGCCAGCCGGCGACCACTTCGAGCAACTCCTGTTGTGTGGCGAAGCCGATGGCGCCCTCGGTCTCCGCAACCCGCCACGCGAGCGGCAAGGCGCGTTCGCCCCAGCGCACGCTCAGCATCAGAATTTGGTGGCGATCGGAGGCCTTGGTCTGGTCAAGGATCAGCGGGATCGGCTCCCCGCTCTCGGCCAGCCGAGCCAGGATCTCGCGGGCGAACGGCGCCATGACGTCATCGCAGCACACCAAGCCATTTGCCAGAAATCGCGAAATCCATTGATATCCCATATCCCAGCGATCGGACGCACGCGGCAGCCCGGCAGCCATTTCGACCAGATTGGCGCTGCGCACATGCAGCATGGTCGCGACCAGAACCGCCAACTTGTCCCGCTGCGTCTTGCGCTGCCGCGGCAGCCGCTGGGCCAGCTCCGCCTTTATCCCTTCCGCCCAAACCGCGATCCCGTTGACCTGTGTCACCGCTCGATCCCATGCCGCAAACCACACCGGATCGCTGCATCACACCCAGCTTCAGCCCGTCAACCTACCATCGCGGAAAACTGATGGATGGTGAGGCCCCGTGCTGTCCACCAGCAGGTGCACCGGCGCGCTCCCCGCCTTTGGTCGCGGCACCTCCAGCGTCGCGGCCCGGCGGCTCAGGGTGGAGTGGTCCGGCACGGCAAGATCGAGATCGAGCAGCTGGAGGATGGAGCTG
The window above is part of the Azospirillaceae bacterium genome. Proteins encoded here:
- a CDS encoding transposase — encoded protein: MTQVNGIAVWAEGIKAELAQRLPRQRKTQRDKLAVLVATMLHVRSANLVEMAAGLPRASDRWDMGYQWISRFLANGLVCCDDVMAPFAREILARLAESGEPIPLILDQTKASDRHQILMLSVRWGERALPLAWRVAETEGAIGFATQQELLEVVAGWLAVGQAVILLADRFYGTPEMICWCCDRGWDYRLRLKGNLVARLGATRTTTGALALSGGHYFENIILTGKRITTNLGIIRDPGHTEPWIIAMSAKPGYLTTLGYAARWGIEPMFSDFKSRGFGLEQTHLRYPDRLARLILVMALALYWAVSTGMWDQANNPAPAEKNTRTA